The Nocardia higoensis genome has a segment encoding these proteins:
- a CDS encoding succinate dehydrogenase iron-sulfur subunit gives MTAVLEKNTPSTPAPVPEGSVMITVKVARFNPEDDKGAHWESFQVPVLPTDRFLNVLIYIKSYLDGTLTFRRSCAHGVCGSDAMRINGVNRLACKVLMKDMLPKDGKSVTVSVEPIRGLPVEKDLVVDMEPFFDAFRAVKPYLIATGNEPTRERIQSQADRARFDDTTKCILCACCTTSCPVYWSDGSYFGPAAIVNAHRFIFDSRDEGARERLDILNDVEGVWRCRTTFNCTDACPRGIEVTKAIQEVKRALLFTR, from the coding sequence ATGACTGCCGTACTCGAGAAGAACACTCCGTCGACTCCGGCCCCGGTGCCGGAGGGCTCGGTGATGATCACCGTCAAGGTGGCGCGCTTCAACCCCGAGGACGACAAGGGCGCGCACTGGGAGTCGTTCCAGGTGCCGGTCCTGCCGACGGACCGCTTCCTGAACGTGCTCATCTACATCAAGTCCTACCTGGACGGCACGCTCACCTTCCGGCGCTCCTGCGCCCACGGTGTCTGCGGTTCCGACGCCATGCGGATCAACGGTGTGAACCGGCTGGCCTGCAAGGTGCTCATGAAGGACATGCTGCCCAAGGACGGCAAGTCCGTCACCGTCTCCGTCGAGCCGATCCGCGGCCTGCCCGTGGAGAAGGATCTCGTGGTCGACATGGAGCCGTTCTTCGACGCGTTCCGCGCGGTGAAGCCCTACCTCATCGCCACCGGCAACGAGCCGACCCGTGAGCGCATCCAGAGCCAGGCCGACCGCGCCCGGTTCGACGACACCACCAAGTGCATCCTGTGCGCCTGCTGCACCACCTCCTGCCCCGTGTACTGGAGCGACGGCAGCTACTTCGGCCCGGCCGCGATCGTGAACGCGCACCGCTTCATCTTCGACAGCCGTGACGAAGGCGCCCGCGAGCGTCTGGACATCCTCAACGATGTCGAGGGCGTGTGGCGCTGCCGCACGACCTTCAACTGCACCGACGCCTGCCCTCGCGGTATCGAGGTCACCAAGGCGATCCAGGAGGTCAAGCGGGCCCTGCTCTTCACCCGCTGA